In Idiomarina sp. PL1-037, a single genomic region encodes these proteins:
- the rpoC gene encoding DNA-directed RNA polymerase subunit beta' encodes MKDLLKLLKPTNQAEEFDGIRIALSSPDMIRSWSYGEVKKPETINYRTFKPERDGLFCARIFGPVKDYECLCGKYKRLKHRGVICEKCGVEVTLTKVRRERMGHIELASPVAHIWFLKSLPSRIGLMLDMTLRDIERVLYFESYVVTEGGLTSLEQGQILTEDEYLDALEEHGDEFDAKMGAEAVLDLLRAVDIEGDVQKLREELPETNSETKRKKISKRLKLLEAFQVSNNKPEWMILKVLPILPPDLRPLVPLDGGRFATSDLNDLYRRVINRNNRLKRLLDLAAPDIIVRNEKRMLQEAVDALLDNGRRGRAITGSNKRPLKSLADMIKGKQGRFRQNLLGKRVDYSGRSVITVGPKLRLHQCGLPKKMALELFKPFIYGKLERRGLATTIKAAKKMVERETAEVWDVLDEVIKEHPVMLNRAPTLHRLGIQAFEPVLIEGKAIQLHPLVCAAYNADFDGDQMAVHLPLTLEAQLEARALMMSTNNVLSPASGDPIIVPSQDVVLGLYYMTKEKINGKGEGMVFKDPNEVEKAYRTGQVELHSRVRVRITDTTIDDDGIRTTKTELRDTTCGRAILSLIMPEGLPFELINQAMGKKPIGRMLNTAYRDLGLKDTVVFADQIMYTGFHYAMVSGASVGINDMVIPEAKKEIVSAAEEEVAEIQEQFESGLVTAGEKYNKVIDIWSTANEKVSKAMMDNLSKEIVKNKDGEDEEQASFNSVFMMADSGARGSPAQIRQLAGMRGLMAKPDGSIIETPIVANFREGLNVLQYFISTHGARKGLADTALKTANSGYLTRRLVDVSQDVVIMEEDCGTYEGLYMKPLIEGGDVVEPLRERVLGRVLCEPVMKPGSEEELLPRNTLLDEKMCDLLEENSIDEVKVRSVITCDTDFGVCAHCYGRDLARGHMVNQGEAVGVIAAQSIGEPGTQLTMRTFHIGGAASRATAENNIQVKNPGTIKLHNAKWVVNSDKAHVITSRSTELTLTDEYGRERERYKVPYGAVLKKGEGDSVDGGETVANWDPHTHPIITEVEGRIKFVDLIDGVTMTRQTDELTGLSSIVVLETGQRTSAGKDMRPMVKLVDGKGNDVNIAGTDIPAQYFLPGNAIINLEDNSEVKIGDTLARIPQEGSKTRDITGGLPRVADLFEARKPKEPAILAEKTGTVSFGKETKGKRRLLITPTDGGDQHEEMIPKWRQLNVFEGEQVTKGEVIADGPEAPHDILRLRGVSAVANYIVNEVQEVYRLQGVKINDKHIETIVRQMLRKALILRAGDTNLLEGEMVEMSEVLAANAKAEADGKKPAIFERQLLGITKASLSTESFISAASFQETTRVLTEAAVGGKKDSLRGLKENVIVGRLIPAGTGYSYHKERMQRRLDELNVDIEPTMTAEQAEQQLADALNAGNSSAGDDSAE; translated from the coding sequence GTGAAAGACTTGCTGAAGCTTTTAAAGCCGACGAATCAGGCAGAAGAGTTTGATGGTATTCGCATCGCTCTTTCGTCTCCAGATATGATCCGTAGTTGGTCATATGGTGAGGTGAAAAAACCTGAAACTATTAACTACCGTACCTTTAAGCCGGAACGTGATGGTTTGTTCTGTGCCCGTATTTTTGGTCCGGTAAAAGACTATGAGTGCTTGTGTGGTAAATACAAGCGCCTTAAGCACCGTGGTGTCATCTGTGAGAAGTGTGGCGTTGAAGTTACACTGACTAAAGTGCGTCGTGAGCGTATGGGTCATATTGAACTGGCAAGCCCGGTTGCTCACATCTGGTTCCTTAAGTCATTGCCGTCGCGCATTGGCTTAATGTTGGATATGACTCTGCGTGATATTGAGCGCGTACTGTATTTCGAGTCTTACGTTGTTACTGAAGGCGGTTTAACGTCTCTTGAGCAGGGTCAAATCCTGACAGAAGACGAATATTTAGACGCGCTTGAAGAGCACGGTGATGAATTCGACGCTAAAATGGGTGCAGAAGCCGTTCTGGATCTGTTGCGCGCGGTAGACATCGAGGGCGACGTACAAAAACTGCGTGAAGAGTTGCCTGAGACAAACTCAGAAACCAAACGTAAGAAAATTAGCAAACGACTGAAGCTACTAGAAGCATTCCAGGTATCAAACAACAAACCTGAGTGGATGATCTTAAAGGTACTTCCTATTCTGCCACCAGACTTACGTCCGTTGGTACCGCTTGATGGCGGTCGTTTTGCAACGTCCGATCTTAATGACTTGTACCGCCGTGTCATTAACCGTAACAACCGTTTGAAGCGCCTGTTAGACCTTGCTGCACCAGATATTATTGTGCGCAACGAAAAACGTATGCTTCAGGAAGCGGTTGATGCGTTGCTGGATAACGGTCGTCGCGGTCGTGCTATTACTGGGTCAAACAAGCGTCCTCTGAAATCTTTGGCTGACATGATCAAAGGTAAACAGGGTCGTTTCCGTCAGAACCTTCTGGGTAAGCGTGTTGACTATTCAGGCCGTTCGGTAATTACCGTCGGTCCTAAATTGCGCCTGCACCAGTGTGGTTTGCCTAAGAAAATGGCGCTGGAATTATTCAAACCATTTATCTATGGCAAATTAGAGCGTCGTGGTTTAGCGACAACCATTAAAGCTGCGAAGAAAATGGTTGAGCGAGAGACAGCTGAGGTTTGGGACGTACTTGATGAGGTCATCAAAGAGCACCCAGTAATGCTTAACCGTGCACCGACACTGCATAGGTTGGGTATTCAGGCGTTCGAACCGGTATTGATTGAAGGTAAAGCGATTCAATTGCACCCATTGGTCTGTGCGGCTTATAACGCCGACTTTGATGGTGACCAAATGGCTGTGCACTTGCCACTGACTTTAGAAGCTCAGCTGGAAGCTCGCGCGTTGATGATGTCTACCAACAACGTATTGTCGCCGGCAAGTGGTGACCCTATTATTGTTCCTTCGCAGGACGTTGTGCTTGGTCTGTATTACATGACTAAAGAAAAAATCAACGGTAAAGGCGAAGGCATGGTTTTCAAAGATCCGAACGAGGTCGAAAAGGCTTATCGTACGGGCCAGGTTGAATTGCATAGTCGCGTCCGGGTACGTATTACCGACACCACCATTGACGACGACGGCATTCGAACAACGAAAACTGAATTGCGTGATACGACTTGTGGTCGTGCAATTTTGTCACTGATTATGCCGGAAGGTCTGCCTTTTGAACTGATCAACCAGGCTATGGGTAAAAAGCCGATTGGTCGTATGCTGAATACTGCTTACCGTGACCTTGGTTTGAAAGATACCGTCGTTTTCGCTGACCAAATCATGTATACCGGTTTCCATTACGCAATGGTATCGGGTGCGTCGGTTGGTATAAACGACATGGTTATTCCTGAAGCTAAGAAAGAGATTGTTTCTGCAGCAGAAGAAGAAGTAGCTGAAATTCAGGAACAGTTCGAATCAGGCTTGGTTACTGCTGGTGAGAAATACAACAAAGTTATCGATATTTGGTCAACTGCTAACGAGAAAGTCTCGAAAGCAATGATGGATAACTTGTCGAAAGAAATCGTTAAAAACAAAGACGGTGAAGACGAAGAACAAGCATCATTTAACTCAGTCTTTATGATGGCGGACTCAGGCGCTCGTGGTAGTCCCGCGCAGATTCGTCAGTTGGCCGGTATGCGTGGTTTGATGGCTAAGCCAGACGGCTCAATCATCGAAACGCCAATCGTAGCTAACTTCCGTGAAGGTCTGAACGTACTTCAATACTTCATCTCGACGCACGGTGCTCGTAAAGGTTTGGCTGATACGGCATTGAAAACAGCGAACTCAGGTTACCTGACTCGTCGTTTGGTAGACGTTTCACAAGACGTTGTGATCATGGAAGAAGACTGTGGCACATACGAAGGTCTTTACATGAAACCGCTGATTGAAGGTGGCGACGTTGTAGAGCCGCTGCGTGAACGTGTACTTGGGCGTGTTCTTTGTGAGCCTGTTATGAAGCCGGGTAGTGAAGAAGAGTTGCTTCCACGCAACACATTGCTTGATGAAAAAATGTGTGACCTGTTGGAAGAAAACTCTATCGACGAAGTTAAAGTTCGCTCGGTTATTACCTGTGATACAGACTTTGGTGTTTGTGCACATTGTTATGGTCGTGACCTGGCTCGCGGACATATGGTCAACCAAGGTGAAGCCGTTGGCGTTATAGCAGCGCAGTCAATCGGTGAACCGGGTACACAGTTAACCATGCGTACCTTCCACATTGGTGGTGCGGCATCTCGTGCAACAGCTGAAAACAATATCCAGGTGAAGAACCCGGGTACAATTAAGCTGCACAACGCGAAATGGGTTGTTAACAGCGATAAAGCGCACGTTATTACGTCACGTTCTACAGAGTTAACTTTGACTGATGAATACGGTCGTGAGCGCGAGCGTTATAAAGTACCTTATGGTGCGGTCTTGAAAAAAGGCGAAGGTGACTCAGTAGATGGCGGCGAAACCGTTGCAAACTGGGACCCGCATACTCACCCAATCATTACCGAGGTAGAAGGTCGCATTAAGTTTGTTGATTTAATTGACGGTGTCACTATGACGCGTCAAACCGATGAACTGACAGGTCTCTCAAGCATCGTTGTACTGGAAACGGGTCAGCGTACCAGTGCCGGTAAAGACATGCGTCCAATGGTTAAATTGGTTGATGGTAAAGGTAACGACGTTAACATCGCTGGTACTGATATCCCTGCGCAATACTTCTTGCCAGGTAACGCCATCATCAACCTGGAAGATAATTCCGAGGTTAAAATTGGTGACACCTTAGCGCGTATTCCTCAGGAAGGCTCTAAGACTCGTGATATTACCGGTGGTCTGCCACGTGTTGCTGACTTGTTCGAAGCGCGTAAGCCAAAAGAACCAGCGATTCTTGCAGAGAAAACCGGTACGGTTTCCTTCGGTAAAGAAACCAAAGGTAAGCGTCGCCTATTGATTACACCAACAGATGGTGGTGATCAGCACGAAGAGATGATTCCGAAATGGCGTCAGCTGAACGTGTTTGAAGGTGAACAAGTGACTAAAGGTGAAGTTATTGCCGATGGTCCAGAAGCACCGCACGACATTCTACGTTTACGTGGCGTTAGTGCAGTGGCTAACTATATCGTTAACGAAGTGCAGGAAGTTTACCGCCTGCAAGGTGTTAAAATTAACGATAAGCACATTGAAACTATCGTTCGCCAGATGTTGCGTAAGGCACTGATTTTACGTGCTGGCGATACGAACTTGCTGGAAGGCGAGATGGTTGAAATGTCAGAAGTGTTAGCCGCTAACGCGAAAGCGGAAGCGGATGGTAAGAAACCAGCGATATTTGAACGTCAGTTGCTGGGGATTACTAAGGCATCGTTGTCAACTGAATCCTTTATTTCAGCGGCTTCGTTCCAGGAAACAACGCGAGTTCTTACCGAAGCAGCGGTTGGTGGTAAGAAAGACAGCTTACGCGGACTGAAAGAAAACGTAATTGTTGGTCGTCTGATTCCTGCAGGTACGGGTTACTCATATCACAAAGAGCGCATGCAGCGTCGACTGGATGAACTGAATGTTGATATCGAGCCAACCATGACTGCAGAGCAGGCTGAGCAACAACTTGCGGATGCCTTAAATGCTGGAAATAGTTCTGCAGGTGACGATTCTGCAGAATAA
- the rpsL gene encoding 30S ribosomal protein S12, producing the protein MATVNQLVRKGRQKPVVKSNVPALEACPQKRGVCTRVYTTTPKKPNSAMRKVCRVRLTNGYEVSSYIGGEGHNLQEHSVVLIRGGRVKDLPGVRYHTVRGALDCSGVNDRRQGRSKYGAKRPKS; encoded by the coding sequence ATGGCAACAGTTAATCAGCTGGTGCGTAAAGGCCGTCAAAAGCCCGTTGTGAAAAGCAACGTTCCGGCTCTTGAAGCGTGCCCTCAAAAACGCGGTGTATGTACCCGTGTTTACACAACTACGCCAAAGAAACCGAACTCTGCAATGCGTAAAGTTTGCCGTGTTCGTTTAACTAACGGTTACGAAGTCTCTTCGTACATCGGTGGCGAAGGTCACAACTTACAAGAACACTCAGTCGTACTAATTCGTGGCGGTCGTGTAAAAGACTTGCCAGGTGTGCGTTATCACACAGTACGCGGAGCACTTGACTGCTCAGGTGTTAATGACCGTAGACAAGGTCGTTCTAAGTACGGCGCGAAGCGGCCTAAATCTTAA
- the rpsG gene encoding 30S ribosomal protein S7 — protein MPRRRVIGQRKILPDPKFGSELLAKFINVVMVDGKKAVAEKIIYGALDILAEKSGKDRLEVFDTILDNIRPMVEVKSRRVGGSTYQVPVEVRPVRRNALAMRWLVDAARTRGEKSMSQRLAAEMLDASENKGSAVKKREDVHRMAEANKAFAHYRW, from the coding sequence ATGCCAAGAAGACGCGTCATAGGTCAACGTAAAATCCTTCCAGATCCTAAGTTCGGATCAGAGTTGTTGGCCAAATTTATCAATGTCGTCATGGTTGACGGCAAAAAAGCAGTCGCTGAAAAAATTATTTACGGTGCATTGGACATCCTGGCAGAGAAGTCAGGTAAAGATCGCCTGGAAGTTTTTGATACAATTTTAGATAACATTCGCCCAATGGTTGAGGTTAAATCTCGCCGTGTTGGTGGTTCTACGTATCAGGTTCCAGTTGAAGTTCGTCCGGTCCGCCGTAACGCACTGGCTATGCGCTGGTTAGTTGATGCAGCGCGCACCCGTGGTGAAAAATCAATGTCGCAGCGTCTGGCAGCTGAAATGCTAGATGCATCAGAGAACAAAGGGTCTGCTGTGAAGAAACGTGAAGACGTTCACCGCATGGCTGAAGCAAACAAAGCGTTTGCTCACTATCGCTGGTAA
- the fusA gene encoding elongation factor G has product MARKTSIERYRNIGICAHVDAGKTTTTERVLFYTGLSHKIGEVHDGAATMDWMEQEQERGITITSAATTCFWQGMDKQFPEHRVNIIDTPGHVDFTIEVERSLRVLDGAVVVLCASSGVQPQTETVWRQANKYEVPRMVFVNKMDRAGADFLSVVHQMKTRLAAQAVPMQLPVGAEDNFRGVVDLVKMKFINWSEEDMGTSFTYEDIPAEMVDDCEKYHSELVEAAAEANEELMNKYLEEGELTEAEIKQGLRIRTLANDLCLVACGSAFKNKGVQAVLDAVIEYLPSPTEVKPITGILDDESEGVRKSSDEEPFSALAFKIATDPFVGTLTFVRVYSGVLNQGDGVVNPVKNKKERVGRMVQMHSNSREEIKEVRAGDIAALIGLKDVTTGDTLCDPAHKITLERMEFPEPVISVAVEPKTKADQEKMGIALGKLAAEDPSFRVKTDEESGQTIISGMGELHLDILVDRMKREFKVECNVGQPQVAYREAIRESVEVEGKFVRQSGGRGQFGHVWVKLEPMTIEEDDNGDDIIYKFVNEIVGGVVPKEYIPAVDKGIQEQMQQGVLAGYPVLGVKATLYDGSYHDVDSSEMAFKIAGSMAFKKGALKANPALLEPTMKVEVITPEESMGDVVGDLNRRRGLIDGMEEAPGGLKAVNAQVPLSEMFGYATDLRSQTQGRASYSMEFLKYSEAPNNIAEKVMAERNAK; this is encoded by the coding sequence GTGGCTCGTAAAACTTCCATAGAGCGCTATCGTAATATCGGTATTTGTGCTCACGTAGACGCCGGTAAAACAACCACAACTGAACGTGTGTTGTTTTATACTGGTTTGTCTCACAAAATTGGTGAGGTGCACGATGGTGCAGCCACCATGGACTGGATGGAACAAGAACAAGAGCGTGGTATCACTATCACGTCGGCAGCTACCACCTGTTTCTGGCAGGGTATGGACAAGCAGTTCCCTGAGCATCGTGTAAATATCATCGATACTCCTGGACACGTTGACTTCACCATCGAAGTTGAACGTTCTTTGCGTGTTCTCGACGGCGCTGTTGTTGTACTTTGTGCATCATCTGGTGTCCAGCCTCAGACTGAAACCGTTTGGCGTCAGGCAAACAAATATGAAGTTCCTCGCATGGTATTCGTCAACAAGATGGACCGTGCAGGCGCAGACTTCTTATCTGTTGTACACCAAATGAAGACGCGTTTGGCAGCTCAGGCTGTTCCAATGCAGCTGCCAGTCGGTGCAGAAGACAACTTCCGCGGCGTTGTGGACTTAGTTAAAATGAAGTTCATCAACTGGAGCGAAGAAGACATGGGTACTTCATTCACTTATGAAGATATCCCTGCTGAGATGGTTGATGACTGTGAAAAGTATCACTCTGAATTGGTAGAAGCTGCGGCGGAAGCTAACGAAGAGTTGATGAACAAATACCTGGAAGAGGGTGAATTAACTGAAGCGGAAATCAAGCAAGGCTTGCGTATTCGTACTCTGGCTAATGATCTCTGCTTGGTTGCTTGTGGTTCGGCGTTCAAAAACAAAGGCGTTCAGGCAGTGCTTGACGCTGTTATTGAATACTTGCCATCGCCAACAGAAGTTAAGCCTATTACCGGTATTTTGGATGACGAGTCTGAAGGCGTACGTAAGTCGTCTGACGAAGAACCATTCTCTGCACTGGCATTTAAAATTGCGACTGACCCATTTGTTGGTACCTTGACGTTCGTTCGCGTTTACTCTGGTGTCTTGAACCAGGGTGACGGTGTTGTTAACCCAGTTAAGAACAAAAAAGAACGCGTTGGCCGTATGGTACAGATGCACTCAAACAGCCGTGAAGAGATCAAAGAAGTTCGCGCGGGTGACATCGCTGCACTGATTGGTCTAAAAGACGTTACTACAGGTGACACGCTTTGTGATCCAGCTCATAAAATCACACTTGAGCGTATGGAGTTCCCTGAACCGGTTATTTCGGTTGCAGTAGAGCCAAAAACCAAAGCTGACCAAGAAAAAATGGGTATTGCTTTAGGTAAACTGGCAGCAGAAGATCCATCGTTCCGTGTTAAGACTGACGAAGAATCTGGCCAGACAATCATTTCTGGTATGGGTGAACTTCACCTTGATATCCTCGTTGACCGTATGAAGCGTGAATTCAAAGTTGAATGTAACGTAGGTCAGCCGCAGGTTGCTTACCGTGAAGCAATTCGTGAGTCTGTCGAAGTCGAAGGTAAATTCGTACGTCAATCAGGTGGTCGTGGTCAGTTTGGTCACGTTTGGGTTAAACTTGAACCAATGACTATCGAAGAAGACGATAACGGTGATGACATTATTTACAAATTCGTAAACGAAATTGTTGGTGGTGTTGTACCGAAAGAATACATCCCGGCAGTAGACAAGGGTATCCAAGAACAGATGCAACAAGGCGTCTTGGCTGGCTATCCTGTATTGGGTGTTAAAGCGACTCTGTATGATGGCTCATACCACGATGTCGACTCTTCTGAAATGGCATTTAAAATTGCTGGTAGCATGGCCTTCAAGAAAGGTGCATTAAAAGCGAACCCAGCTCTGTTAGAGCCAACCATGAAAGTTGAAGTCATCACTCCGGAAGAATCTATGGGTGATGTTGTGGGTGACTTAAACCGTCGTCGCGGTCTTATTGATGGTATGGAAGAAGCTCCAGGTGGTCTGAAAGCAGTTAATGCTCAAGTGCCACTGTCAGAGATGTTCGGTTATGCGACAGACTTGCGTTCACAAACGCAGGGTCGTGCATCGTACTCTATGGAGTTCTTGAAATACTCTGAAGCACCAAACAACATTGCTGAAAAGGTAATGGCTGAGCGTAACGCTAAATAA
- the tuf gene encoding elongation factor Tu has protein sequence MSKEKFERSKPHVNVGTIGHVDHGKTTLTAAITTVLAKVYGGAAKDFAAIDNAPEEKERGITISTSHVEYDTPTRHYAHVDCPGHADYVKNMITGAAQMDGAILVVAATDGPMPQTREHILLSRQVGVPYIVVFMNKCDMVDDEELLELVEMEVRELLSEYDFPGDDLPVVQGSALKALEGDEEFSKKIVELADALDNYIPEPERDIDKPFIMPIEDVFSISGRGTVVTGRVERGIVRTGDECEIVGMKDTTKTTVTGVEMFRKLLDEGRAGENIGALLRGTKRDDVERGQVLAKPGTITPHTKFEAEVYVLSKDEGGRHTPFFKGYRPQFYFRTTDVTGAVELPEGVEMVMPGDNLKFVVDLIAPIAMDEGLRFAIREGGRTVGAGVVSKIMD, from the coding sequence ATGTCTAAAGAAAAATTTGAACGTTCGAAGCCGCACGTAAACGTCGGCACCATCGGTCACGTTGACCACGGTAAAACAACACTAACTGCTGCTATCACAACTGTTTTGGCAAAAGTTTATGGTGGTGCGGCGAAAGACTTCGCAGCCATCGATAACGCGCCAGAAGAGAAAGAGCGTGGCATTACCATTTCAACGTCACACGTTGAGTATGACACGCCAACTCGTCACTACGCACACGTAGACTGCCCAGGGCACGCTGACTATGTAAAAAACATGATCACCGGTGCAGCGCAGATGGACGGCGCAATCTTAGTAGTAGCGGCAACTGACGGCCCAATGCCACAGACTCGTGAGCACATTCTGCTTTCACGTCAGGTAGGCGTTCCTTACATCGTTGTATTCATGAACAAATGTGACATGGTAGACGACGAAGAGCTGTTAGAGCTGGTAGAAATGGAAGTTCGTGAACTGTTGTCAGAATATGACTTCCCGGGCGACGACCTGCCGGTAGTTCAGGGCTCAGCACTGAAGGCGCTGGAAGGCGACGAAGAGTTCAGCAAGAAAATTGTTGAATTAGCTGACGCACTGGATAACTACATTCCAGAGCCAGAGCGTGACATCGATAAGCCGTTCATCATGCCAATCGAAGACGTATTCTCGATTTCAGGTCGTGGTACCGTAGTCACAGGTCGTGTAGAGCGCGGTATCGTGCGTACAGGCGACGAGTGTGAAATCGTTGGTATGAAAGACACCACCAAGACAACCGTAACGGGTGTTGAGATGTTCCGTAAACTGCTTGACGAAGGTCGTGCAGGTGAGAACATTGGTGCCTTGTTGCGTGGTACCAAGCGTGACGACGTAGAGCGTGGCCAGGTATTGGCGAAGCCAGGTACAATTACTCCGCATACCAAGTTCGAAGCGGAAGTTTACGTACTGAGCAAAGATGAAGGTGGCCGTCATACGCCATTCTTTAAAGGCTACCGTCCACAGTTTTACTTCCGTACAACGGACGTAACGGGTGCCGTAGAATTGCCAGAAGGCGTAGAAATGGTTATGCCTGGTGATAACCTGAAATTTGTTGTTGATTTGATTGCTCCAATCGCAATGGATGAAGGTCTGCGTTTCGCTATCCGTGAGGGTGGCCGTACCGTAGGTGCAGGCGTTGTATCAAAAATCATGGACTAG
- a CDS encoding amino acid ABC transporter substrate-binding protein produces the protein MPVYVAAYDHPPYFSDVLNTDLTRELINLLNKHQDSYDFRIQVIPPTGRYKALSAKGCCDVIFFESPLWGWKKSGVGFQKTIPLVRGNERLVAFKKDGRDQSFFDSFDGKTLGGVKGYHYLLSGELLASDAIKKKYTTYLADSRIINLQMVIGGRIDLTIINDELLSALQGSSQIKVSNLLLSEKVSLEYKLHLLVGENKNISADTLQRLLRELGRQGEFEILFKRFNMNRFQIYRPAITR, from the coding sequence GTGCCAGTCTATGTTGCTGCCTACGATCATCCACCTTACTTTTCCGATGTACTGAATACAGATCTCACCCGAGAACTGATCAACTTGCTGAATAAGCATCAGGACAGCTATGATTTCCGCATTCAGGTCATTCCTCCTACCGGCCGCTATAAAGCTCTGAGCGCGAAAGGGTGCTGTGATGTTATATTTTTCGAGTCACCCCTTTGGGGCTGGAAGAAAAGCGGTGTAGGGTTTCAGAAAACAATCCCTTTAGTCAGAGGAAACGAGAGGTTGGTAGCCTTTAAAAAAGACGGGAGAGATCAGTCGTTTTTCGATTCATTTGATGGCAAAACTTTAGGTGGAGTGAAGGGGTATCATTACCTGTTAAGCGGGGAGTTACTGGCTTCAGATGCCATCAAGAAAAAGTATACGACCTACCTGGCAGATTCAAGAATTATAAATTTGCAGATGGTCATAGGAGGTCGAATCGACCTTACTATTATTAATGATGAGCTTCTTTCTGCCTTGCAAGGCTCAAGTCAAATTAAGGTAAGCAACTTATTGTTATCGGAAAAGGTTAGTCTGGAATATAAGCTGCACTTACTTGTTGGCGAAAATAAAAATATCAGCGCAGATACGTTACAGAGGTTACTGCGGGAGCTTGGTCGACAGGGGGAGTTTGAAATACTCTTTAAACGGTTTAATATGAACCGGTTTCAGATATATCGCCCAGCAATAACGCGCTAG
- the glsA gene encoding glutaminase A, whose translation MTRDLVSGGQQIHAPDDLKSLLEEIHQQAMKITEGHVADYIPALAEVDPELCGLTLATLDGEVFNVGDTQEQFSIQSISKVFGLMLAMERLGEDLWDRVKMEPSGQAFNSIVQLEWEKGIPRNPMINAGAIVVSDVLVSRYSASKNAVLSLVRSLCGNDNVYADNIVHQSEKEHGHRNAALAHLMKSFGNIDAEVDELLDHYFWQCALTMSCENLARSFTFLANDGICPFSKKKIMSKRDSQRINALLSTSGMYDQSGEFAFTVGVPAKSGVGGGMIAVVPDFGVICSWSPRLNSYGNSARGMYMVRELANRLGLSVY comes from the coding sequence TTGACGCGTGATCTGGTCAGTGGCGGGCAGCAGATACATGCCCCGGATGATCTCAAAAGCTTGCTGGAGGAGATTCACCAGCAGGCAATGAAGATCACCGAAGGGCATGTTGCTGATTACATCCCGGCGTTAGCAGAGGTCGACCCCGAGCTCTGCGGACTCACTCTCGCCACCCTCGACGGGGAGGTGTTTAACGTCGGTGATACCCAGGAACAATTCTCTATTCAGTCCATCTCGAAGGTCTTTGGTCTTATGCTGGCAATGGAGCGCCTTGGAGAGGACTTGTGGGACAGAGTTAAAATGGAGCCCTCAGGTCAGGCTTTTAACTCTATCGTTCAGCTAGAGTGGGAAAAAGGTATTCCTCGTAACCCGATGATAAATGCCGGCGCTATTGTGGTCAGCGATGTATTGGTCAGTCGCTACTCAGCCAGTAAGAACGCTGTTTTAAGCCTGGTTCGCAGCCTTTGTGGCAACGATAACGTTTATGCCGACAACATTGTTCACCAGTCAGAAAAAGAGCATGGCCATCGCAATGCTGCTCTTGCTCACCTAATGAAAAGCTTTGGTAATATTGACGCAGAGGTTGATGAATTGCTGGATCATTACTTTTGGCAGTGCGCGTTGACCATGTCCTGCGAAAATCTGGCTCGCTCTTTTACGTTTCTTGCAAATGACGGAATTTGCCCTTTTTCCAAAAAGAAAATTATGTCGAAGCGAGACTCCCAACGCATTAATGCGTTGTTATCGACGAGTGGTATGTACGACCAAAGCGGTGAGTTTGCGTTTACCGTAGGTGTTCCCGCTAAAAGTGGTGTTGGCGGCGGCATGATTGCGGTTGTTCCTGACTTTGGCGTGATTTGCTCATGGAGTCCGAGGTTAAACAGCTACGGTAACAGTGCCCGTGGAATGTACATGGTGCGCGAGCTAGCGAACCGCCTGGGGCTTAGTGTTTACTAG
- a CDS encoding acyl-CoA thioesterase — translation MLTEDFKVRFYETDALGHVNNTVIPGWIETGRLPIFEFFGEMSPKTQSLIVARLEVDYLLPIYFGGHVTVNTYVSRLGGSSFDITTEIWQKDKMCAKGKTVLVYFDFQQERSVKLSDELKERLSTITHPEHPLDA, via the coding sequence ATGTTAACGGAAGACTTTAAAGTAAGATTTTATGAAACCGACGCCCTTGGGCACGTCAATAACACGGTTATACCGGGTTGGATAGAAACCGGGCGTTTGCCTATTTTTGAGTTCTTTGGAGAAATGTCTCCGAAAACACAAAGCTTAATTGTTGCACGACTGGAAGTTGATTACCTTTTACCTATTTATTTTGGCGGTCATGTCACAGTGAACACTTACGTCAGTCGTTTAGGGGGCAGCTCATTTGATATCACCACCGAAATTTGGCAGAAAGATAAAATGTGCGCTAAAGGTAAAACGGTATTGGTGTACTTTGACTTTCAGCAGGAGCGCTCTGTGAAGCTATCTGACGAATTAAAAGAACGCCTGTCCACCATCACGCACCCGGAGCATCCTCTTGACGCGTGA